The Nitrospiria bacterium genome has a segment encoding these proteins:
- a CDS encoding penicillin-binding protein activator LpoB gives MKLQREPGILFLVLAIFLLLEACGGLKVSRVEPETMTDLSGRWNDTDSRLVAQEMLGDALGRSWLDTYIARKGKEPSVIVGTVVNRSHEHINVQTFIKDLERELTNSGRVTFVASKSEREEVRQERLEQQEFSSEETAKGLGKEIGADFMLKGTINTILDEAKGTKAIFYQVDLEMINIENNTKAWFGQKKIKKIIQRSRFGF, from the coding sequence ATGAAACTCCAAAGAGAACCTGGAATTTTATTTTTGGTATTGGCAATTTTCCTTTTATTAGAGGCCTGTGGGGGATTAAAGGTTTCCCGTGTGGAGCCGGAAACCATGACGGACCTCAGCGGTCGGTGGAATGACACTGATTCGAGGTTAGTGGCCCAAGAGATGCTGGGCGATGCTCTGGGGCGCTCCTGGTTGGATACCTATATTGCCCGAAAAGGGAAGGAGCCCTCGGTTATTGTTGGAACCGTTGTCAATCGAAGTCACGAACACATCAATGTTCAAACCTTTATTAAAGACCTTGAGCGGGAGCTAACCAATTCCGGAAGGGTAACCTTTGTTGCGTCCAAATCTGAAAGGGAGGAGGTGAGGCAGGAACGGTTGGAACAACAGGAGTTTTCCTCGGAGGAAACCGCAAAAGGCCTAGGAAAGGAAATTGGGGCCGATTTTATGCTGAAGGGAACCATTAATACCATTTTAGATGAAGCCAAAGGAACAAAAGCCATTTTTTACCAGGTGGACCTAGAAATGATTAATATTGAAAATAATACCAAGGCTTGGTTTGGACAGAAGAAAATAAAAAAAATTATTCAACGGAGCCGTTTCGGTTTCTAA
- the gspK gene encoding type II secretion system minor pseudopilin GspK, producing the protein MKNSKGWGKIGHFYLRKVGGHCSILGNQRGVALLMTLLVVTLLVTLILGLDSTVRRDLRMVGNLRDDFKATYIAKSGVAAARALLKEDSKRSPKYDGFDEVWATPFPPYPLGDGLIVAEIGDEAGKFNVNTVVKFSGENKVKDEKRVEILMRLFELLNIDPNDAVEIGESIVDWIDSDNETLFGAEDGYYANLEQPYQTKNDFLTHLSELRQIRGMKEEIYQKVTPYLTVYPIPKKGGKNILINVNTADAVVIQAFSDEITSKKAQQIMENRSFDSDGDFKEDMNAIIGEGLFLGTDIGGGRSGLGFKEVFGFTSDFFSVHSQGIVNDIQKKVHAVVQRNGNPEILYWRVE; encoded by the coding sequence GTGAAAAACTCGAAAGGATGGGGAAAAATAGGTCATTTTTACTTAAGAAAAGTTGGGGGCCATTGTTCCATTTTGGGCAACCAGAGGGGAGTTGCCCTACTGATGACCCTTTTGGTGGTGACCCTTTTGGTGACCCTTATTTTGGGCCTGGATTCCACGGTTAGAAGGGATTTGAGAATGGTTGGAAACCTACGGGACGATTTTAAGGCTACCTACATTGCCAAATCCGGGGTAGCGGCGGCCCGTGCGTTATTAAAGGAAGATTCCAAACGGAGTCCTAAATATGACGGTTTTGATGAAGTCTGGGCCACGCCCTTTCCTCCTTACCCCTTGGGAGATGGCCTTATTGTGGCAGAAATTGGGGATGAGGCGGGTAAATTTAACGTAAATACAGTGGTTAAGTTTTCTGGAGAGAATAAGGTTAAAGATGAAAAACGCGTTGAGATACTGATGCGACTTTTTGAGCTTTTGAATATTGATCCCAATGATGCGGTTGAAATAGGTGAAAGTATTGTAGATTGGATTGATTCTGATAATGAGACCTTGTTTGGGGCTGAAGATGGGTATTATGCCAACCTTGAACAACCTTACCAAACTAAAAATGATTTTTTGACCCATCTCTCGGAACTCCGGCAAATCCGGGGAATGAAAGAGGAAATTTACCAAAAAGTAACCCCTTATTTAACGGTCTATCCGATTCCGAAAAAGGGGGGAAAAAACATTCTAATCAATGTGAATACTGCTGATGCGGTTGTCATACAGGCGTTTTCCGATGAAATTACATCAAAAAAAGCACAACAAATAATGGAAAACCGTTCTTTTGATAGCGATGGAGATTTTAAAGAAGATATGAACGCAATCATAGGTGAAGGCCTTTTTTTAGGGACCGATATCGGGGGGGGGAGAAGTGGGCTGGGGTTCAAGGAGGTGTTTGGATTCACGAGCGATTTTTTCTCTGTTCATTCCCAAGGAATTGTCAATGATATTCAAAAAAAGGTTCATGCGGTGGTTCAAAGAAATGGAAACCCTGAAATTCTATATTGGCGGGTGGAATAA
- the gspM gene encoding type II secretion system protein GspM — MKILFGAFKKALGVDLFKKLSHRERIFTVSGGITLVFLFVYFFGVSPLLEQMKTVDRLILQKEDELQKMAFLKKEFDELKGKLRGIEQKISQQKKDFSLLSFLEGTANTVEIRKNISSMRPQPIASEDNSFEEDSVEVRVENVKLSQIVEFLTAIESSPVYLRVKQVRLKTRYSDPNFMDATFLISSYQKKFT; from the coding sequence ATGAAAATCCTTTTTGGTGCTTTCAAAAAAGCCTTGGGTGTTGATCTTTTTAAAAAACTCTCCCACCGGGAACGGATTTTTACCGTTAGCGGGGGAATTACCCTGGTTTTTCTCTTCGTATATTTTTTTGGGGTTAGCCCTTTATTGGAACAAATGAAAACCGTTGATCGGTTAATTCTTCAAAAAGAAGATGAATTACAGAAAATGGCTTTCCTCAAAAAGGAATTTGATGAACTAAAGGGTAAACTCCGCGGGATCGAGCAGAAAATAAGCCAGCAAAAAAAAGATTTTAGCTTGTTGTCATTTTTGGAAGGAACAGCCAATACGGTTGAAATCCGAAAGAATATTTCTTCAATGCGTCCTCAACCCATCGCTTCGGAAGATAATAGCTTTGAGGAGGATTCCGTGGAGGTGAGGGTGGAGAATGTGAAGCTATCCCAAATTGTAGAGTTTTTAACCGCCATAGAGTCCTCTCCCGTTTACCTCCGGGTAAAACAGGTGCGTTTGAAAACACGCTATTCCGATCCCAATTTTATGGATGCCACCTTCTTGATCTCGAGTTACCAGAAAAAATTCACCTAA
- a CDS encoding prepilin-type N-terminal cleavage/methylation domain-containing protein, protein MWDPKQQNKIRWGASFFLFPMKGEKGFSLLELMVVLLVMGMVLAFTFPKFQNLLGGDIKSVSRKMVGTIQYLYDESSIQRKVIRLNFDLNEQKYWASVLQEANGISRLEVPFLPERDLPRGVRLEDVVVLHDGKVTQGETFTEFYPIGGVEKTTIHLQDSRGEKITLKINPLTGKVHVQKGYFDFFES, encoded by the coding sequence ATGTGGGATCCAAAACAGCAAAATAAGATTCGATGGGGAGCCTCTTTTTTTTTATTCCCGATGAAAGGAGAGAAAGGGTTCTCCCTTCTTGAGTTGATGGTGGTTCTATTGGTGATGGGTATGGTTTTGGCTTTCACGTTTCCCAAATTCCAAAACCTTCTTGGAGGGGATATAAAAAGTGTTTCCAGAAAAATGGTTGGAACCATTCAATATCTCTACGATGAATCCTCCATACAACGAAAAGTTATCCGATTGAATTTTGATTTAAACGAGCAAAAATACTGGGCCTCTGTTCTTCAGGAAGCCAATGGTATTTCCCGGTTGGAGGTTCCCTTTCTTCCCGAAAGGGACTTACCCCGGGGCGTGAGATTAGAGGATGTGGTGGTCCTTCATGATGGTAAGGTGACTCAAGGGGAAACGTTTACGGAGTTCTATCCCATTGGCGGAGTTGAAAAAACAACCATACACCTTCAGGACAGCAGGGGTGAGAAAATTACATTAAAAATAAACCCTCTTACTGGGAAGGTTCATGTTCAAAAAGGTTATTTTGATTTTTTTGAAAGTTAA
- a CDS encoding type II secretion system protein GspJ: protein MARGKEKEVLHLNKQNGFTLLEILVAIAITAVIFSLVYGSFSTSFSVSDRIMEDREFYRTVRVTLSRMIHELESAYWNPDEEGTLLMGSHAQVDGYPRDSVRFTSLSHYRRGAENRESDLNLLRYYLEEDRGHSTLLLFHEEEVNLFSLTPKTQQVFELGERLKGLEFKYYDGKEWVENWDSTERRGLPKAIEINLVLEDIQGREREFTTKTTLGLVQ, encoded by the coding sequence ATGGCAAGGGGAAAAGAAAAAGAGGTTTTGCATTTAAACAAACAAAACGGATTCACCCTTTTGGAAATCCTCGTGGCCATTGCTATTACCGCAGTTATTTTTTCTCTGGTTTATGGAAGTTTTTCCACCAGTTTTTCGGTTTCCGATCGAATCATGGAAGATCGAGAGTTTTACAGAACCGTTCGTGTGACCCTTTCAAGAATGATCCATGAATTAGAGAGCGCCTATTGGAATCCTGATGAGGAGGGGACTCTTTTAATGGGGTCTCATGCACAGGTTGATGGTTACCCCAGGGATTCTGTTAGATTTACTTCTCTGTCTCATTACCGCCGCGGGGCCGAAAACCGGGAATCGGATCTTAACCTGCTCCGCTATTACCTTGAAGAGGATCGCGGGCATTCTACTCTTTTACTGTTTCATGAGGAAGAAGTTAATCTTTTTAGTTTAACTCCCAAAACCCAACAGGTTTTTGAGTTGGGAGAAAGACTTAAGGGGTTGGAATTTAAGTATTATGATGGAAAGGAATGGGTTGAAAATTGGGACTCGACCGAGCGTCGGGGACTCCCTAAGGCAATTGAAATAAACCTGGTCCTTGAGGATATTCAAGGGAGGGAACGGGAATTTACCACCAAAACCACATTGGGTTTAGTTCAATAA
- the groL gene encoding chaperonin GroEL (60 kDa chaperone family; promotes refolding of misfolded polypeptides especially under stressful conditions; forms two stacked rings of heptamers to form a barrel-shaped 14mer; ends can be capped by GroES; misfolded proteins enter the barrel where they are refolded when GroES binds), producing the protein MAKQIVFRDEARAAILRGMTQLTDAVKATLGPKGRNAILDKKFGAPLITKDGVTVAKEIELKDPYENMGAQLVREVASKTSDIAGDGTTTATVLAHAIFREGSKNVSAGANAMEVKRGIDKAVELVVEELKKQSKPCQDKKEIAQIGTISANTDSTIGDLIAEAMEKVGKDGVITVEEAKSMSTSLDVVEGMQFDRGYLSPYFITDPERMEISLEDVFILINEKKISTMKDLLPVLEQIAKMGKPLVIIAEEVEGEALATLVVNKLRGTLACAAVKAPGFGDRRKAMLEDIAVLTGGQVISEDLGLKLENVKIGDLGRAKRVTIDKDNTTIIEGAGESSKIQGRVKQLKAQVEETTSDYDREKLQERLAKIVGGVAVINVGAATETEMKEKKARVEDALHATKAAVEEGIVPGGGIALLRCIPALDKMKLEGDQQIGVNIIKRSLEEPIRQIVHNAGLEGSVVVERAKKEKDTIGFDAAAEEYVDMLKAGIIDPTKVARCALQNAASVASLMLTTEVMVAEIPEKEQKMPPMPGGGMGGMGGDMY; encoded by the coding sequence ATGGCAAAGCAGATCGTTTTTCGAGATGAAGCAAGAGCGGCCATTCTAAGGGGAATGACGCAATTGACCGACGCCGTAAAGGCCACACTGGGCCCCAAAGGGCGAAACGCTATTTTGGATAAAAAATTTGGAGCTCCTCTGATAACCAAAGACGGCGTTACTGTGGCAAAAGAAATTGAATTAAAAGACCCTTATGAAAATATGGGTGCACAGTTGGTCCGTGAAGTGGCGAGTAAAACCAGCGATATTGCTGGGGATGGTACCACCACGGCCACCGTTTTAGCCCATGCGATTTTTCGAGAGGGGTCCAAGAATGTATCTGCAGGGGCCAATGCCATGGAAGTGAAGCGGGGAATCGATAAGGCCGTGGAGCTGGTGGTGGAAGAGTTGAAAAAGCAAAGCAAGCCCTGCCAAGACAAAAAAGAAATTGCTCAAATCGGAACTATTTCTGCCAATACCGATTCGACCATTGGAGATTTAATTGCAGAGGCCATGGAGAAGGTTGGAAAAGACGGTGTGATTACCGTTGAGGAAGCTAAAAGTATGAGCACCTCCTTGGATGTGGTTGAGGGGATGCAGTTTGACCGGGGTTATTTATCTCCGTATTTTATCACGGACCCAGAAAGGATGGAGATTTCTCTCGAGGACGTGTTCATTTTAATTAATGAAAAAAAGATCAGTACCATGAAGGATCTTTTGCCCGTTCTAGAGCAGATTGCAAAGATGGGTAAACCTTTGGTGATCATTGCGGAAGAAGTCGAAGGGGAAGCCCTAGCCACTTTGGTGGTAAACAAACTTCGAGGAACCCTGGCCTGTGCAGCTGTGAAAGCTCCTGGGTTTGGAGATCGGCGAAAAGCCATGTTAGAGGATATTGCCGTTTTAACCGGTGGACAAGTCATCTCTGAAGACCTTGGGTTAAAATTGGAAAACGTTAAGATTGGCGATTTGGGTCGCGCCAAACGCGTCACCATCGATAAGGATAATACCACCATTATTGAAGGTGCGGGAGAATCCAGCAAAATTCAAGGTAGAGTTAAGCAGCTCAAGGCTCAGGTTGAGGAGACCACTTCGGATTATGACCGGGAGAAGCTCCAAGAAAGACTTGCCAAAATTGTGGGTGGTGTTGCGGTGATTAATGTAGGAGCTGCCACTGAGACCGAAATGAAGGAGAAAAAGGCGCGCGTTGAGGATGCCCTTCATGCAACAAAAGCGGCCGTGGAAGAAGGAATTGTCCCCGGTGGAGGAATTGCTCTCTTGAGGTGTATTCCCGCACTGGATAAGATGAAATTGGAAGGGGATCAACAGATAGGCGTGAATATTATTAAAAGAAGTTTAGAGGAGCCGATTCGGCAAATTGTCCACAATGCGGGGTTGGAAGGTTCTGTGGTGGTGGAACGGGCCAAAAAAGAGAAAGACACAATAGGATTTGATGCAGCAGCGGAGGAATATGTGGATATGCTCAAGGCTGGAATCATTGATCCTACAAAAGTGGCCCGGTGCGCACTTCAGAATGCCGCCAGCGTGGCATCTTTAATGTTAACCACAGAAGTGATGGTGGCTGAGATACCAGAAAAAGAACAAAAAATGCCTCCGATGCCTGGTGGTGGAATGGGCGGAATGGGCGGAGACATGTACTAA
- the gspG gene encoding type II secretion system major pseudopilin GspG, translating into MKQKKLDQSGFTLIEIMVVVVILAVLVALVAPKIVGRTDDARRTAAKVQMRNIEGALQLFKMDNGFYPSTDQGLESLVNKPSVGEIPRNWSEHGYISKIPKDPWGSDYSYLSPGTHGEFDLMSYGADHEQGGEGKNADVENWNIDDAG; encoded by the coding sequence ATGAAACAGAAAAAATTAGATCAATCGGGGTTTACCCTCATTGAAATCATGGTGGTTGTCGTAATTCTGGCTGTATTGGTTGCATTGGTTGCACCCAAAATTGTGGGCCGGACAGATGACGCCCGAAGGACGGCTGCAAAAGTTCAAATGCGAAATATTGAGGGTGCGTTACAGCTATTTAAAATGGATAACGGGTTTTACCCTTCTACCGATCAAGGGCTTGAATCGCTGGTGAACAAACCCAGTGTTGGCGAGATTCCAAGAAATTGGAGTGAACATGGATATATTTCCAAAATTCCAAAGGATCCATGGGGAAGCGATTATTCCTATTTAAGTCCTGGAACCCATGGGGAATTTGATCTTATGTCCTATGGGGCAGACCATGAACAGGGTGGCGAAGGGAAAAATGCAGATGTCGAAAATTGGAATATTGATGATGCGGGCTAA
- the gspN gene encoding type II secretion system protein GspN, giving the protein MFRIIQWFQTKKFQIGLAFGYALYTFLAILLFLVLTFPYDRIEKILVEWVEERTPIHLSLKERSFLFPMGFQWERATVSVRLPLSEEALFIKELKCRVAVLPLFFGQVHGSFSMKAMEGLVKGKLQVNPGRHSSRIHFSGIGQGLELSFLNGFLPEATVRGKMGLEWDHDWENEEVLKGDGSAYFNLEEFSVRDFSYHGFPIQTLFISQGSSRVTVGRGRGTLEEIRVKGDLLDLEGTGSLLLRNPFSTSLLNLDLKALLKGDLKENELISLMIPSVRNGERLRIIGKGSLRNVQWSINGLDLSSLLTM; this is encoded by the coding sequence ATGTTTCGAATTATTCAATGGTTTCAAACAAAAAAATTTCAAATTGGTCTTGCTTTTGGGTATGCCCTTTATACTTTTTTAGCCATTCTGCTGTTTCTGGTGCTGACATTTCCTTATGACCGAATTGAAAAGATTTTGGTGGAATGGGTTGAGGAAAGGACTCCCATTCACCTTTCGTTGAAGGAAAGATCATTTCTCTTTCCGATGGGGTTCCAATGGGAACGGGCTACCGTCAGTGTTCGCTTGCCTCTTTCGGAAGAAGCCCTTTTTATCAAGGAGTTGAAATGCAGAGTGGCTGTGCTTCCTTTATTTTTCGGCCAAGTTCATGGATCGTTTTCAATGAAAGCCATGGAAGGCCTTGTAAAAGGAAAACTTCAGGTCAATCCAGGCCGTCATTCTTCCAGGATCCATTTCTCAGGAATAGGTCAAGGGTTAGAGTTGTCTTTTCTCAATGGGTTCCTTCCCGAGGCGACGGTACGGGGTAAAATGGGTTTAGAATGGGATCATGATTGGGAAAATGAAGAGGTGTTAAAAGGGGATGGGTCTGCATATTTCAACCTTGAAGAATTTTCCGTTCGGGATTTCTCCTATCATGGTTTTCCCATTCAAACTCTATTTATCTCACAAGGGTCCAGCCGGGTGACAGTTGGCAGAGGAAGGGGAACCTTAGAAGAAATTCGTGTGAAAGGTGATTTGTTGGATTTAGAAGGAACGGGAAGCCTTCTTTTAAGGAACCCTTTTTCTACGAGCCTTTTGAACCTTGATTTAAAGGCACTTTTAAAGGGGGATCTTAAAGAAAATGAATTGATCTCTCTTATGATTCCCTCTGTCAGAAATGGGGAGCGCCTTCGCATTATCGGAAAAGGTTCTTTAAGAAATGTTCAATGGTCAATCAACGGCTTGGACTTATCTTCCCTGTTAACCATGTAA
- a CDS encoding prepilin-type N-terminal cleavage/methylation domain-containing protein, with translation MKVKSQKGFTLIEVMVALGILATALVVLLGLRNRDSALHQYSGELLEATLLVKEKMADQELSGFPELGEYRGNFGEEKSRFSWKENVIPTPFDSVREVRVTVSWDRGNRKENVGLTSYFFKKE, from the coding sequence TTGAAAGTTAAATCCCAAAAAGGATTTACGCTGATAGAAGTTATGGTCGCTTTGGGGATATTGGCCACCGCCTTGGTTGTTCTTTTAGGGCTCCGCAATCGAGATAGTGCTTTACACCAGTACTCAGGCGAGCTCTTGGAGGCCACACTTCTGGTCAAGGAGAAAATGGCCGATCAGGAATTGTCCGGATTCCCGGAATTGGGTGAATACCGGGGGAATTTTGGTGAAGAAAAATCCCGTTTCTCTTGGAAGGAAAATGTGATCCCAACTCCCTTTGATTCGGTTCGAGAAGTCCGTGTGACGGTTTCCTGGGATAGGGGAAACCGGAAGGAAAATGTGGGACTGACCTCATATTTTTTTAAAAAAGAATAA
- a CDS encoding type II secretion system protein GspL: MGQKIIGLKLGLGSIRVVTLQQGLWGLEGGECRSIEIKTGVSAEEGIREGLQNLIGSGVLKGETVIVSLPGDEVMTRVISLPFHDPKKIAQVVPYEVEGFLPMNVEDLVIDHQILNRREGTSEVLVAAVPKTTVERYLQWLREVGIEPKIIELESMALFNIARFFGVFNENGNLLIDMGRRRSSLCIVKNGVLKMVRTVLFGEEQLESILTEKEGMDIHEARGYLHRLGLKKQEDTQNTHLEKIFPLLRDVLDSFVKEIMTTLQFNHLQGEEVISHLFICGEGSHIPEVSQYLAQALEMSLIPINDLGRISSKRTLSLKKRENILEFLPHDEKGLYLPVLGLALKEVISDEGSWINFRKGEFVYGKETQALRRRIFILGGLVFIILSSGLLDLYIHFHMKDSRHQSLKEDLSQTYMAMFPGAKNVVDEVQQTRSALEEMKKKITKIGTGQVTPLQILAELTSRIPEEADIEVYDLSIDQSKVRMEAEAASFDSIDSIKRSFLKVKEVKEVVVSDARVSAEKDRVKFRVTLEWREGI; the protein is encoded by the coding sequence ATGGGACAAAAAATAATCGGTTTGAAATTGGGTTTGGGATCGATCAGGGTTGTTACCCTCCAGCAGGGTCTCTGGGGTCTTGAAGGGGGAGAGTGCCGTTCCATTGAAATTAAAACTGGGGTTTCTGCTGAAGAGGGGATTCGAGAGGGGTTACAAAATCTTATTGGGTCAGGGGTTTTAAAAGGAGAAACCGTCATTGTTTCTCTTCCCGGAGATGAGGTCATGACCCGAGTGATCTCCCTACCCTTTCATGATCCAAAAAAGATTGCCCAGGTGGTTCCCTATGAAGTAGAGGGTTTTCTTCCAATGAACGTGGAGGATCTTGTTATTGATCATCAAATATTGAATCGGAGGGAGGGAACTTCCGAGGTTTTAGTGGCCGCGGTACCCAAAACCACTGTTGAGCGATATTTACAATGGCTTCGTGAGGTCGGAATCGAACCTAAAATTATTGAGCTAGAATCCATGGCCCTTTTTAATATTGCACGGTTTTTCGGGGTTTTTAATGAAAACGGGAATTTACTAATTGATATGGGACGGAGACGGAGTTCCCTGTGCATTGTAAAGAACGGGGTTCTTAAAATGGTTCGAACGGTACTTTTTGGAGAGGAACAATTGGAAAGCATCCTCACTGAAAAAGAAGGGATGGACATCCATGAAGCCCGAGGTTATTTACACCGGTTGGGTTTAAAAAAACAGGAAGATACCCAGAATACCCATCTCGAAAAAATTTTCCCCTTGTTGAGAGATGTCTTGGATTCGTTTGTGAAGGAAATTATGACGACTTTACAATTTAATCATCTCCAAGGGGAAGAAGTCATTTCTCATCTTTTTATTTGTGGAGAAGGCTCTCACATTCCAGAGGTTTCACAATACTTAGCTCAGGCTTTAGAGATGAGTCTCATTCCGATTAACGATCTGGGACGAATCTCATCCAAGCGAACCCTTTCATTGAAAAAAAGAGAAAATATTTTAGAATTTTTACCCCACGATGAAAAAGGGTTATATCTGCCTGTGTTGGGGTTGGCGTTGAAGGAGGTAATTAGTGACGAGGGATCTTGGATAAATTTCAGAAAAGGGGAGTTTGTTTATGGAAAAGAAACACAGGCTTTGCGTAGGCGAATTTTTATATTAGGCGGTCTGGTTTTTATTATTTTAAGTTCAGGTCTGTTGGATCTTTACATTCATTTCCATATGAAAGACTCCCGGCACCAAAGTTTAAAAGAAGACCTCAGTCAAACCTATATGGCCATGTTTCCCGGTGCAAAAAACGTGGTGGATGAGGTTCAGCAAACGCGGTCTGCTTTGGAGGAAATGAAAAAGAAAATAACCAAAATAGGAACGGGACAGGTAACCCCATTGCAGATCCTTGCCGAATTAACTTCCCGCATCCCTGAAGAGGCTGACATTGAAGTATATGATTTAAGCATTGATCAATCGAAGGTTCGAATGGAGGCGGAAGCCGCCAGTTTTGATTCCATTGATAGTATTAAAAGGTCTTTTCTGAAAGTTAAAGAAGTTAAAGAAGTGGTGGTCAGCGATGCCAGGGTAAGTGCGGAAAAAGACAGGGTAAAATTTAGGGTTACCCTTGAGTGGAGGGAAGGAATATAG
- a CDS encoding LPP20 family lipoprotein yields MPPWVKEGNGAFSDGGKKVFYGVGAVVGIKNEPLARVSAENRARAEVGKIFKTYTASLMKDYVASTTGGAAVTAEGAAMEEQHIQQTIKTFSSVTLSGVMIVDHWVDKNTETHYSLAKLDLENFKNSTEKMQELNANVRDFIRENADRSFNELASEENHLR; encoded by the coding sequence ATGCCTCCTTGGGTAAAGGAAGGAAACGGAGCTTTTTCCGATGGTGGAAAAAAGGTTTTTTATGGTGTAGGTGCGGTGGTGGGGATTAAAAATGAACCCTTGGCGCGTGTTTCCGCAGAAAACCGGGCTCGGGCGGAAGTGGGAAAGATATTTAAAACCTACACCGCCTCTTTGATGAAAGATTATGTAGCATCCACAACAGGAGGCGCAGCCGTAACAGCGGAAGGGGCTGCAATGGAGGAGCAGCATATCCAGCAAACGATTAAGACTTTTTCATCGGTGACCTTGTCTGGAGTTATGATTGTTGATCATTGGGTGGATAAAAATACTGAAACACACTATTCCCTTGCCAAACTGGATTTGGAAAATTTTAAAAACAGCACAGAAAAAATGCAGGAGCTCAACGCAAACGTTAGAGACTTTATTCGTGAGAATGCTGACCGAAGTTTTAATGAGTTGGCTAGCGAAGAGAATCATTTAAGATGA
- a CDS encoding co-chaperone GroES, giving the protein MKFKPLKDRVFVSYTEELEKTAGGIYIPDAAKEKPQKGKIESIGNEVKGVKVGDVILFDKYSGSKINIDNVEYLILKEEDILGVFDK; this is encoded by the coding sequence ATGAAGTTTAAACCTTTGAAGGACCGTGTATTTGTCAGCTATACAGAAGAATTGGAGAAAACCGCGGGAGGAATTTACATCCCAGACGCAGCCAAGGAGAAACCTCAAAAAGGAAAAATCGAGTCTATTGGAAATGAGGTAAAAGGGGTGAAAGTTGGGGATGTCATCCTCTTTGATAAATATTCGGGGTCAAAGATCAACATCGATAATGTGGAATATCTCATCTTGAAAGAGGAAGATATTCTTGGGGTCTTTGATAAATAG